GAGTGTGGGCTAATGCCCCCCTCTTTACTGGATATCACTTTGCTAAACGACAGGATCTACTGCCATGACAATCCACCCTTTCTGGAACTGATCCTAGCTGGTGTTGCTGTCGTCTCTTTAGTGTCCGTATCTACACTGGTCTCAGTTTGACTTGTTATCCCAACTCGCCTACGATGTTCACTCTTGCCAATGAGCTCTGTCTTCCCTGCAGGATTACAATTCCTGAGCTCTCCTACTTCATACCCGTCTGTTTTGCTATAGCCAGTGTTGAGGAGAACCTGAAACGCAGTAGGATCACAGCTGCTTGACCTCTGGCTGTTTGTGTGGTTGTGTAAAACGTTTGGCACGTAACATAGGTACTGTTCTTGACACTCATCTATCTGCAGCAAGCTTACACACATGTTGATCGTACTATCTATCTTTCCTTGTTTGTATTTGCACGATTGTGGTCGAGACCAATAACTGTTTTAGTGTATGAGACGTGTTGCCACTAGGGGGCAGCAATTGCCAGCACAAGATGAAAGTTACTCCTCTCTTTGTAATACACTAAGGCCTTGAAAGGAGACctgcaaaggatttttaaaatgaagatgttGCTTTTTAGGCTGCGTGATGATAAAGGCCAGCAGTGTTTGTTAagtttctgcttgttttttactTGTAGAAATAACAGATAGTTCAAGCTTAAGTCTTCCCTGCCTTTGCTGGAGAACTTCTTGGGAGTCACAGGGATGGCTCGTGTGAGCTTTTTAGACCATCACTGAATGGATGGGGATTTTGTATCCTTTTCCAAAGTGTTCCTTAGACAGAGGTATTAACAGTAAAACAGCTCATTAAACAGTCTAACAATCCTCTCTTTTAGTTTGCAGTCTTGAGATGTCATAATTTCGCTAGGACACCAGTTGTCCTAGAGAAgaactgaatttctaatgtaaaaagacAAGCAGAAGGAAATAAACTTTAGGAGCTGCCTTTGTTCATTAGGAAGAAGTGCAATTCCtctttgcaggtcacttttacTATGCTTATCATGTACATGGAAGAGGGTAAGTCTGATCTGTCTTGCTTCCAGTTGCATCTAGCATGGCTGGATTAGCTGCTTTAGGCGAGGCAGGTGCTTCCAACTGTGCTCTTGTGTGTCCTGGCTTCGGATGGAAGCACTATGCCCTAGACATGGAGTGGAGAGTACCAAGTGTGGTCTGACCCCAGGAAAGAAGGCTATAGGGTGGACTAGGTGTGTGTACATTTGTAACTGGTCTCCTACTTCTGTCCCCACATTTGAGTCAATGTCTGCTTATTGGGTATTAGCCCTATCCTGCTGCCTGTACCAGTGGCTCTCCATTGCTTAAGCCAGGTGGAGGGTAGTTTGGATGAATAGTAATAATGGGTCATGGAGTAATGAACAGGGGAAGGGGCACTGGATCTCGCCCAACTCCAGGAGAGCGGGGAGAGAACTACCAGCAAAGTGTCTACAGTCTGCTGCATCTGAACACAGCCAGCTTCTCTTCTACTCCCCCGCACAAATACCATTACTGTTCCTGAGTGGAGACCCTCCCTCTGTGGAGGGCATGGAGCGAGGGGTTAGCAAGTCACATGGGCCGCAAACACAATCATACTAAATCATTTTAATCTCCGTGTTCCTTTCCTATGTAAAGAGAAAGGGGAAACGGTTGCTGTTTTTTCTACCTGCTGTGTaataaagagggaaaaaaaccagAAACGTCCATTGTGCTGCCAGTTTCTCTCTCGCATTATCTCTGAGATGGATCACACTATTAATGCTGCTCCCATGATGCTTCCAACGCCTATGATGGAAAGATGGCTCACTAAACATAAATGGGCAGCTGACAGTGGTttgacttcaaaaacagagtgATGGATAATCCATGTACCCGGCTGTTGGACGTACCCACAACATGACCTCTGTAGGAAAGAGCAGCTAGTGGTCTGTACTGCGTCTAAATTAAAACAGGCAGTTGCTTTCAGTGAGAGAGACAGCCCTGCTGGCTTGTGGTTCAGGAGCCCTGGCGTGTTCATGAGCGTTTGATTTAAAAGCTGTCTCTTTGCTCTTCAGGGTATGCCATCCTTTTTGCCTCTTCTTTCCCACGTTTTTCCTTTTCCCACGTTCTTTCCCACGTTTTTCCATTTTATAAAATGTTGGGACTTTCACCAAGGACACTATCCCACAATCTAATAGACCTCCCTGCTCAACATTTAGAGGATCCATGTAAACGTTCCTTTCTTCAGCTTCCTTTTGTTATGTCTCGTTATGTCCCCTTAGATCACCGTAAATGACTGTGCTTGGTTATTGATCTCATTTGGATGCTTATACAGTCCCTGTCTGAGTCCCTGTTCAGTTATTACCTACTTTATTGGATTAATCTTCATCAATCATTCTCTCCTACTCTTTGACGATTTACGACTTTCCCTTATTGATTTTAAATTAAGGGTTAACATTTGGAATAGCAACCACTAATTCCTGTATTGTCCATCCTAGAAAGTAACTAGAGTCTTCCTTGTTCTCTACATTCCCAACTTCTCTTCCCATTTTTTTGAGGATGCCTGGAACTGAATGCTGTATTCTGCATTAGCAGGGCAAGGGGTTATTGCGTCTCTGCTGTGGGTACTGGCCCTCTATTGCATACCTTTCGCAGGGGAAGACAGTTGTTTGGTTCCCATGTTGCATTCTAAGTTACTTGTACGCTGCCTGACCCTATAATGACAGCTGAGACTTTGCTGACAGCCCGTAGTTCTAGATCCTTTCTGTAGGGACTTAAGCAGCAGAGTAGCTAACTCCCAGACAGGATAATTCCCTTCTGTGAGAGGCAAGGCATGGAGAAGTTGCTGTATATATCCCCATTGCAAGTGCGTGTAAAACATGCCAGAGAGACTATTGTTCTGAAGGGCTGGAAGAGGCATTTAAGAGTTAAATCTGAGCAGCTGGTGCGTTACTTGAAGTGGCTTGTAATTTTCATGCTTTGACTCTTGAGTGGGAAAGTAATCAAGATGACTGAATGGAAAGAAAGCTGAaagatgtggctgtgaaaaagaagggggaaaatagtAGAGAGGTAATTTAGAGAGAGCACCCTGTTGCTGGGAAGGGAAAGATATTAAATACAGAAGTGCGAAAGAATGACTTGCCACCAAAATAGAATGGTTTCTtaccaaagtgctttgcaaaatatatacacagtgctcacttcactgaaatgcagctacttctgAGATGGATCAGCAGCTGTTTAATGATGCAACCTTACATACCAGTTTAGTGTAGCAAGCAAAGGATATCGCATCCAACAGAAATTGCAGGAAGAATTTCAGAtgggcagaatgtaattacctaaGCTCCAATTTTGTCATGATACCAGGGTTAacaactttctctttcaaaaaggATCAGAGGAATTATAATGAACATTAGTTCTGCAGTCTGAGGTACGGAACCCTGGTTTTATGTCTTAGGCAAAAGGCTGTTCCATAGCACCATGCTGAAGCATTGGTAAGGAACTAACTTAAAAGgaaggactataacagggttcaaaaaagaactagataaatttgtggaggataggtccctcggtggttattagccaggatggccaggaatggtgtccctagcctctgtttgacagaagctgggaatgggtgatgggatggatcacttgatgattccctgttcttttcattccctctggggcacctggcattggcctctgttggaagacaggctaatgggctagacagacctttggtctgacccagtacgaccactcttatgttcttatgaagaaTGCCCCCTTCTTCATGAAAGAATCATCAACCCCACCTCCTGCAGTGCCTAAGTTTTCCTGGAATGCTTCCCATCCAAGGACTGGCCTATATAGCTTGTGAGACATGACCATGTCCTGGCTTGCGGTGGTCTTGCTTGTAGGCATCTTGAGGCACTGATTCTGACCTAAGTGAGGGACAGCATGCAACTTTGGGTTGAGACTTATGACTATGTAACACTAGGTGGCTGACTTGCAGGAGCAAGCATGTGCCTACCCTATGTCCAACAATGAGAAGAACTTTTGAAATCCACGTGCTCTGCGTAGAGAGCATCGAGATGAATGTCCTTTCAGATCCAACATGGTAAAAATGATCTGCAGTGTCAAAAGGTGCCTATGCATAGAATGGTAACGCTTCGGGCTAATGCTCAGCATCACGAGAAGCTGCATCAATGCCTAATATCCCCAATCTCATGCACTTAGTGCATTAGCTTGAATCATAGAAGTGCTTTCCTGTGTTTGTATGTCCTTGGCCAGGAGTCGAAGTCTCTTGTTGCATTATATTACCCACTCTCCCTTCTGTGCTGAAATGCCTTCGTCCATTTTCCTATCGCCATTGATTGGCAAGTAAAAGGTCTGACCATTTCAAAGGCGCTAGTAAAAGTTTTAAAGAGCAAACACACCTTCTTGGTATAAATAGTTGGCAGGAACCTGCTGGAAGGCAATAGAACTTAATGAGACAAATGAAGCTCTTGCAAGCTATTCCTGTACTGTATTTAGTTAGTTTCTTTAAAGAGCTCATTCAGAGGGGATGCTGTGCCATGGAATtgattaaagaagaaaaatattttcttcatgatGAAAACAGAATCACTTTCTTGGCTAGATCAGAGAGAGTAGGTGTCACCTATGAACAGCCTTGAAGACAGCAGCCACAAGTAGTTCTGGGGTAGTGTCTGTTCAGACTGAAATCTGAGATTATACAATGCATGGGGCAGGGTAAAGCTAATGAAACCAAAACACACAATAGGCTTGGGTTGTTTCAAGATGATTGACTGCTGCTTCATTTAGAAATGGTGCACCATGCCGGGAAGGGTTAAGGTCACTGCACTGTGTTGTATTACAGCAAACAGCTGGGTAATTAGCGAGTTTAGTGCTGAGTGGGGCTGATTTCTTGGGCGTGTGTGTCTTGGAAGGGTTTTGCTGCTTGTTTCTTGGCAAGTTTGCCAGTGAAGAGTTTCTCCAAAGTAGGTTAATCTTGAGAGCTGTTTCCCCAGGACCTTTAGCCCTGGAGAAATCCCTAAGGAGCAAAGGTCAGTGCTCTTTTGAGCCTTCTTTGGGGACAGACTATGTGATTCAGTGCAGAAAGAATCCTAGGGAGAGACAGAACATGTGGCCCACGGGTAAAATGCATATAAAGGGATGAAGATTCTTTAGGATGGTACCTAGTTTTCCCTGAAAAATTCAGTGGTTCCTAATTCCTAAGTTCTAAACCATATCTGCTGCCATTCACCTTCTCCTGCGATGAAGGCTCCAGCCTACGGGGCCAAAGTGACCCTTGGTATAACttcgttgaaatcagtggagttgcaggGGTGGTGGAAATGGCTCATGAACTTGAAGACTAAACTGTATGTGAATGGGTCAGTCCTGATTCCTAATAAAGGAGTCCCAAGGGAGTTCAGCCCCCCGTTTACCCAGCGGTACTGTAGATAGGATAATAAACTGAGATCACTGAACTCTCCTCTGTAACTGCCCCAGCACCACAAGAAGGGGGAGGAATAGTGACAGTTGGTCACTGCATCTCCTCCACAGAAGGAATAACCCATAGACTCAAGGGTCAGATTTCCTTGTACTGAGCATTGGCTATGCAAGGACCTGTTAATCAGTCTGGAATAGGGGCTGGCATTTAGATTTTGTACTAACATGAAAAAGTTCTTTGCTTTCTGTATACCACTCCATGGGCCTAGACCGTTGGAGTTGTagcacaccccctgcccccaagccctAATACAAGGATTGCCCTAATAAAGAAAACACCTAGTTGAGAATAGAAGCGTGTTTATCTCACTTTATTAAAATTGGACAAATTGAGTCCTGGTACAAAAGTCCTCATTAAATCAATATTCTACACCTATTATTCTTTACTTTAGGCCCCCTTCAAATAAAGACAGTTGTGTACAAGCCTGCCCTCGCTCCACGATCGGAGGAAGAGGACTTTGGAGAGATTATACTGCAATAGCAAGGAACTCTTTATACAGCGCTTTTCATCTATAGATcctgaaacattttacaaagGAAGGCAACTGTCATTATCCActatttacagatgggaaaactgatgcacagagaggggaaatgacttgcctaaggtcacacagcaaaccagtgggaacagaacctaggtctcctggcCCAGTAGCCTAgtcactagaccatgctgcctcctaCTGGGAGGATCAAAATGACTTGGATTCCCACCTATCGAACTCCCAACCTATCAATAAATGTCATCTAAGCCTCCCAGATCTTCTCAACCCTGTCTGATTGCTCATCATCtcatccctttccccttccctgttgCCTGTTTCCCTACCTTCTCTaaatccagccccttccccaatcTCTGCAGAAAAGTCCCAAACGCCATGCCCCCAATATCTCAGGACTAAAAGGGCAGAGATTGGAGAGTAGGGGGTCAGTGCATGGAGAAGGAGGGGATCTCACCTATGTAAAATCTGGAGCAAATTAGCAAGGGAGGAAAGAACAGCGGCAGCAGAGCAGCTGAGTGTCTGAGCTGAGAAGCAGCGAGCATCTAGCAGCAACAGCAGAGAGTGATCCCCAAACTCCCCCTTGTACCCGACCCAGCAGCAAGTCCCACCCTGGCCAGTACAAAAGGGATTGACAGGGATTCTACGAGCGATGGATTTGTAACAGCTGATGAGCCCCTtgtgagaggagggggagggaagattgCAGTTgagcccacccaccccacacGAGAGCAGGAGGTGAGGACTGGCTCTTTGTGAGCGGCAGGCTGCATAAGAAGAAAAGTGGTGGGGGAAAAATGCCAGGCTGCCTGCAGGAGACTTGGAAAGGAGCGAAAGGTTGGAGCACTTGTGACCGGGGATCTAGCCGTGCTTGTCAGAGTTCAAGAGCTGGAAGGGTCGCAGTTTGTGCTTCTGAGATGCAAGAGGAGGAATAAAGAGGAGGCAGTTTGTGTGCCGATGGGGACGTAGCACCAGTGAGATCTCTGGGGACAGCAGGACAAAGGGAACTCATGGATGGGCTTTACCTGCTAGGAGGGGGAGATGGGCTGGAGATGATCAATGACACCCTCAGCAGGACAAGTTGGGTGGAGGAGGACAACTCGGAGCTGTCCTTGCGGGTGGCGATGGCTGCCCTGCTCTTCTTCCTCATCCTCTCTACCTTGCTGGGCAACACCCTGGTGTGCGTGGCTGTGATCAAGTTCCGGCACCTGCGCTCCAAGGTCACCAACTTCTTTGTCATCTCGCTGGCTGTCTCCGACCTGTTCGTGGCCGTGCTGGTGATGCCATGGAAGGCAGTCGCTGAGGTGGCCGGCTTCTGGCCTTTCGGGGGCTTCTGTGATGTCTGGGTGGCCTTTGACATCATGTGCTCCACAGCCTCCATCCTCAATCTGTGCATTATCAGCGTGGACCGGTACTGGGCGATCTCCAGCCCCTTCCGCTACGAGAGGAAGATGACCCAGCGAGTGGCTTTCATCATGATTGGCGTGGCTTGGCTGCTCTCCATTTTGATCTCCTTCATCCCTGTGCAGCTGAGGTGGCACAAAGCCAGTGAGCTCCTTGCTCAGCAGGAGCCCAGCTCCAACTCCACACAGGGCTCAGAGGAGAACTGTGACTCCAGCCTCAACAGGACCTATGCCATCTCCTCATCCCTCATCAGCTTCTACATCCCCGTGGCCATCATGATCGTCACGTACACCAGGATCTTCCGCATCGCTCAGCGGCAGATCCGCAGGATCTCCTCTCTGGAGAGAGCTGTGGAGCATGCCCAGAACTGCCACAGCAATGACTGCCCCCACGAGGCCTCTCTGAAGAACTCTTTCAagaaggagaccaaagtcctcaAGACCCTCTCCATCATCATGGGAGTcttcgtcttctgctggctgcccttcttCGTGCTCAACTGCATGGTGCCCTTCTGCGACCTTGGCCTGCACGATCCCGGGGAGCTGCCCTGTGTCAGCGAGACAGTCTTCAACATCTTTGTCTGGTTCGGCTGGGCCAACTCTTCCCTCAACCCCATCATCTACGCCTTCAATGCTGACTTCAGGAGGGCCTTTGCCACCATCCTGGCCTGCGGCCGTCTCTGCCCCAGCAATGTGGTGGAGACGGTGAATTTCAGCAATGAGCTGGTTTCCTACCACCATGACACCACCTACCAGAAGGACGTGGTGACTCTCAGCGACCCGCACCTTCTCCCCCATGCCACCCTGCAGGCAGAAGACAATGAGCTGACTTTTGACAAAGTGTCGCAGATCTCCAAGACCTCCCACAACAACCATGCCAACGCCATCTTGCCAGCCGTGGTCCATGTGGAGTGCGAGATGGATATATCACTGGAGAAGATCACTCCCTTCACCTCCAGTGTGCTGGATTGAAAGGGGATCAGGAGAGGGAGTCGGGGCGGGGAGACGGGATATGGCAGAGAGAGGTCTGTAGCAAATGGCCCAGTTTCTGGGGAGTGTGCatacaggggagggaggagaagaggaattgctacccctctgcctgggaaggagtttgTATTTATGTATTAGCAAGTATGTTTGTGTCTTCCTTTGTTTCTCTGATATACTCAGAAGATGACTTTCTAGGGGACTGGATGGCTTGGGGGGATGGTGCTTTTCACCTTGAGTCCACGGGTTCAAACCCAGGGCCAGCCCAGGTTGGTAGTGAATGGAAGTGGTTGATGTCTGTTGGGTGCCTTATGtcaaatgagtttggtgggtctcagtgTAGTTCCTAGGAAAAAGAAAACTCCCTTGTCATAGTTGTCAGTAGCTTCCTCTGGGAAACGATGGCCTTGAACAGGCCCCTGAGACTGACCTTGCCTCTCAACCCATttaggagggaagtgggggagttTGCCCTACTGCTCCTTCTCCCAGTCCTGTGGCTAAGCAAATGCTTTCACTCTCCTGGGCTACTAAAGTgacacagaaaatgcagcaaacCAGAGGGACTGCTGCCTGCATGATTGTTCATTcaagcaggcagggctgggtaATGCTATCAGCTTCATGGGTGTGACAGCCCTACCTATCCTGTCAGCCTTTAACTGTGGAGACAGACTTTTCTTGTGAAGCCAGTGTAGGGGAGGTAGAGAAGAGTTGCTTTACAAGACACTTTGATCCTGGCCTTTTCCCCAGCCCCCTCGCTCACATCTGTTTGCTTGTGCTACAGACAGCCATCCCCTGAGACTTAGCAGGGAACAGGCAgctaggacacctgggttctgttcctggctatgGGAGGAGAAGATGGTCTAGAGTTTAGGGTGGgtaacccaggagtcctgactgccagcTCGAGGGGAGTGTTTAGAACAAGTTTCTGGGTGTTAGGAAGTTGGGGTGCTGAGGCAGAAAGGTGGTGTTGTTGCCATGCTctcctgctcctctctgggaAGTTAGTAAATAGGCACCAGTTCAGCTGTGAGGAGGTGTCTCTCTTCTTCATCGCTCTGGCTCAGGCATGTTATCTTCCAGGCCAATACAAATCCATGGCCCATTGGATTGGAGCTTTCAGGCTGCAGTAGTCTGCAATAATGGGCCCACAGGCTGTACCAGGCTGTAGTGCTTTGGCTCATTGCTGTAGGATGCTGTGTGCTAAGGGTTTGGTCCTGCATTTGGGGCAGAACACGCTTTGGTCCTTTCTCACTTGCACTTAGGCCGTGTTCAGCTTCACCACACCTGTTGCTTATCGCTGTTGTCGGCGAAAGGTGCATTTTCTGTGGCAGCGGACTCCAGTCCGAGTCCTTTGTATGCAGGGAGTGGAGGAAAGAGTCAGACCCCTGGTTTCAGGGGGAAGAAGTTCCTCTGCTTCCCCCTATCCTCCATCAGTCACACTCTCTTTCTTCTCCATTTCCCCTACAGTCTCTCAACTTCCCAATCTTTCCAACCCCCACCATCTCTCCCCATTACAACCGCTCCCAGTGCACTGTCTCATTTCAATAACAATAGCTTTTTGAGACTCTCACTCTTTCCTCACTCATCTGTACTTTTAAATTAGCATCTTTGCATATTTTAACTTGTGTCTGGTTGCTCCAGTACCAGACAGTGTGTGCGCGGGGGATATGGGAGAAACCCCCGGCATTGCATTGTAAAAGGTGACACTGCTTGATCGTTTTTATAATGTTTTGATGGGGGATTGGTTAAACATTGCAGCAAAAATGGTATGTCCACCTTATCCTGAATCCAGGTGCCTCCACTTTCTGGTATC
The Caretta caretta isolate rCarCar2 chromosome 26, rCarCar1.hap1, whole genome shotgun sequence DNA segment above includes these coding regions:
- the LOC125626402 gene encoding D(1) dopamine receptor codes for the protein MDGLYLLGGGDGLEMINDTLSRTSWVEEDNSELSLRVAMAALLFFLILSTLLGNTLVCVAVIKFRHLRSKVTNFFVISLAVSDLFVAVLVMPWKAVAEVAGFWPFGGFCDVWVAFDIMCSTASILNLCIISVDRYWAISSPFRYERKMTQRVAFIMIGVAWLLSILISFIPVQLRWHKASELLAQQEPSSNSTQGSEENCDSSLNRTYAISSSLISFYIPVAIMIVTYTRIFRIAQRQIRRISSLERAVEHAQNCHSNDCPHEASLKNSFKKETKVLKTLSIIMGVFVFCWLPFFVLNCMVPFCDLGLHDPGELPCVSETVFNIFVWFGWANSSLNPIIYAFNADFRRAFATILACGRLCPSNVVETVNFSNELVSYHHDTTYQKDVVTLSDPHLLPHATLQAEDNELTFDKVSQISKTSHNNHANAILPAVVHVECEMDISLEKITPFTSSVLD